A stretch of DNA from Marispirochaeta aestuarii:
GCCGGGGGTAGGAGGAACAAGGGCGTGGGTCGCGTGGAGTCCGGTTGCCAGGGCAACGGCCATTACACCCATGGAAGTTCCGGTCTTGGCGGACAGTGCCTTGTTCAGGGGAGTAAGGATTACAAAGCCTGAGTCGCAGAATACAGGTACGGATACAATATATCCGGCAATACTCATGGCAAGGGGAGCCCTGTTATTTCCAACAACCTTCAGGATTGCCTGGGTTATGGAAAGGGCAGCTCCGGTCTTCTCCATGATAAAGCCGATGATTGTTCCGCAGAGGATTACAATACCGATTGAGCCGAGGGTCCCTCCGAAACCGCCCTTGATGGTATTGACGATATCCAGCAGAGGAAGCCGGACCGCAAGACCAAACAGGAAAGCCACGGAGATGAGCACGAAAAATGGATTCATGTTCCATTTTGAAGTAGCCAGAACAATGAGAACAACGGCTACTAACAGGAAAATGATTGCTACACCACCTGAAACCATAGATACCTCCAGTCGAAATTATTATGCTAGCCATTGTACAACGGTATTTCTTATCCCGCAATGAATAAAAAAAGACCAAAACAGGCTTCATGGAACTGTTTTGGCCGTGGAGTTATGGAGATTGAATACTATTTCCAGTAACGATCAGGACCTCTTGTACATCACTCCCCCCGTTGCCTGGTTTGTGGGGGTCACTGTAACCTCGCAGATCTGGACGTGTTCCGGTACCGATGCGGCATAGAGGGCGATATCCGCGATATCCTCCGGTCTGAGGGCTTCGATTCCCCGGTACACGGAGGCAGCCTTCTGTTCATCTCCCTTGAAACGGACATTGCTGAAATTGGTCTCCACCATTCCGGGCTGAATATTGCTGACCCGTATCGGCTGGTCCACCGTATCCATGCGTAAACCGTCACTCAGGATTTTTACCGCCGCCTTGGTGGCGCAGTACACCGCACCCCGGGGATACGCCGCGATTCCTGCGGTGGACCCGATATTTATTACCTGTCCGCCTCCGCGTTCGATCATCCCCGGTACAATAGTGCGGGTCAGATAAAGGAGACCTTTGACGTTGGTATCGATCATTGTCTCCCAGTCGTCAAACTCCCCCTCCTGAAGCTTGTCCATTCCAAGGGCAAGCCCGGCATTATTGATCAGTATGTCGACGGCTTTCCATTCATCCGGAAGGCTCCGGATACTGTCCTGTACTGCCCTTCGGTCGCTTATATCCAGTTCGAGGCTGTGGACCTCTGCCCCGTGCTTCCGCGAAAGTTCCTCCGCGACCTTTTTCAGGCCGGCGATACTGCGGGAGCTGATTATGAGCCGTGCACCCCCGGCGGCAAAGAGCTCGGCACATGCTCTGCCGATTCCGCTGCTTGCTCCACTTATGAATACTGTCTTTCCGTCAATTCCTGCCATGCTTCTGCCTCGTCTTCTGCTATATTCGCTTCCCAGTATATTTATTAAGCGGGTGTGCTGTAAAGGGAAGCTCCCGATCGGGATCAGGCGTGGTT
This window harbors:
- a CDS encoding SDR family NAD(P)-dependent oxidoreductase, whose translation is MAGIDGKTVFISGASSGIGRACAELFAAGGARLIISSRSIAGLKKVAEELSRKHGAEVHSLELDISDRRAVQDSIRSLPDEWKAVDILINNAGLALGMDKLQEGEFDDWETMIDTNVKGLLYLTRTIVPGMIERGGGQVINIGSTAGIAAYPRGAVYCATKAAVKILSDGLRMDTVDQPIRVSNIQPGMVETNFSNVRFKGDEQKAASVYRGIEALRPEDIADIALYAASVPEHVQICEVTVTPTNQATGGVMYKRS